The Camelina sativa cultivar DH55 chromosome 18, Cs, whole genome shotgun sequence DNA window AAATCTATTATAcaacaaactatatataataggGTTCACACTTGATATGGAGATGTCCCAAATTAGtaataaaaagttaaatgtAACCTATCTATATATCATCCTATATATcctcgaacaaaaaaaaaatcactttatATGTGCATATGATTAGTTTTTCATATGTGAATCATTCCAAATGGTTCATCATCTTTCTCGTGTTTTAGTTTACTGGATGATACAAGCAGGCTAGGATTCCAATTATTATTCGCCTTTTTATAGTATGTCCGTCTACTTTTCATTGACACTCATCCCGCAAGAGATCACTCGCATCATTCGCGCCTAACTTGACCCCCGGGCGCACACCAGTTGCGAACAATTGATTGAAAATGTCACATATATTTCTTCATACTATATATTAACTATGTTCTATATCCTTATCAAAAGCTATGTACAATCtttattattgaataatattAACCAGAAAATGTTTATATTGACTATGTCAAAATTGTCACGACAAAAAGAACGCActaaaagaagttaaaataaTGAGCAACGttcagtttttttctaaaatatatattttgtatattattatcCATAAGATTTCCAAAATATGCATGGTTCTCAAACTTTTTTGTTGtagtcttttttaaaaataaaagatagaacagtatttttgggatattttttggcatttttgCATTGTTATTTTATGGATTAGTTGGTTTTccgaaaaaaaaagttatattatcaGCATGTATATGTAAGGTACTTTTCCTACTACAGTGTCTTCGTGGTCGTGTATACTCGTATGAGTGGTTACAACCAATAGAATTTTATCAACATGACCTAGTAGCATTATCATGATCaaccatattatatatgttatattcaTTGGATCGACAAATCTAACAAATAAACAAGTAGTTTTGATCGATGCCCACTTCTATTCACACTTCTGTACTTCTGCCACTACATTCTTGGACTGCTTCTGCTACTAAATACCCCACAATGGACcagtttttattataattattgaatttataaaattgataaaGACAAATGCTTgtatatactaaaagaaaaactaaGTAAACAATTGCCCATCGTAGTCCTCGATCAGATCCcaaacttttattaatttataacacTCACTTAGTGCTGATTTATCCACTAAACAAGCTTAACTCGTTCTAAGATTCCAAAATTTTGgtagtatataataaaacataactATCGGTTTCTGAAACCTCAAAAAAGGAGTTAACTAAATGATTTTGTATTTACAAACGTTTACGAAATTGTAATACCGAATACTACTAACTAGCATTATTTAAGTTCAATTGTTGTCTCCAAGCACAATcttgaattataattttgtatctCTTGTTTTAGAGActaactttaaaataaagaattatgctttttaaaattatttatgcgTAATTTTTGATAGGagttaaaactaatatttatcCTAAGTTGAATATGTATCcgtagatttgtttttaattgctCTATATTCATGTGGTGAGATCTCTGACCTAATCGAAACGTGATATAGAACCAGATCTTGTTCCATTGTCGTAATCAAGTCTAcatcttttaatttatctaaATTGCTATCATCACTATTAACTTtgttaaaagtaataaaaacaaTCACGTATCATTATCATAATACCCATCACCCTTCATCGTATACATGTGAAAGTTTTGAGATATAATTGAGAGCTGCTTAGTTATAACAGTCCCGAATTGTCGAAATTGTTTCGAAATAATGATAGATGCGATAGCTAGGCAAAAGAACAATATGGACCATTATATGATAATCATAtgattttgagaaagaaatataaattttcacaAGTTTGGAAAAAATACAGTTGGGTGCTTGTCTTTTCTCTAGCATCTTTTGCTGTCTCTTTACTTCCTTcttgtttgttggtttttggtttttggtcttattatttccctttttatttttcctctttatGGACCATATTCATTTAACTCTTCCCACTCATGTTCGTATCTCTTACTTATGAATATATTTATCAAAACTATACAAAAAATGAgttaaaaactaaagaaaaaagttgtaAATCAAGGTTCATCAAAACTTTGGAGCCGAATCCAAATGATCAAAGTGTACACACAGCGAAAACGAACTCTAAACTTTAGCAAATTTTTGGTCTTAAAGTTGAGGTCAGTGAACACCTTACTCACTAGTAGTCAAGTTTGATCACTTTTAGACATCCCCACTTGTTTGTGCATATAATTAGTATGTGTATATTATACAAATGTAGTAAACGCAAgagatatttgtatatattttcgtGAGAAAGAAACTTGTTACTTAGCTTGTTAGTTGTTACCATCAATGTAACTCTTCAAAAGGAAAAAGACTCTTTTAAACGAGAGAATATATGTTGTCTGTAacgtaaaacaaaaattacatattacGAAACACATTTCGTGATACGTGATTGATATTTAGTATCACCATCTTATTCAAGTGCAATTTACGGTAATTAGAGTACACACTATTCCATAATTAATTACCTGCAGAATAAAACCATGTTGTCGCAATGCTTTCTCTTACTTTACTATAAATTTAGTGTAAATATGTGTATAGATATGCTGATATGCACATGACCATCTCTCAATATATCTATTGATACTCTTATTTAATCTTTTGATGCTTCTATGGCATGTGACTAGAGGTGTGGTGTTATATCTTTATATGTAATCTTCTTTgttatatctttatatataatcttcttgACCCTAATGATGCTTGACCCATgatcttaattttaatttactttatcttttccattttttctgttttgttttgtccatTTCTCCCCTCTCTTAATTTTTGTAATCAATATTCTTAAAACTTCTGTCCAAGAAGTTGGATCTAAACATCGTCATCTTAATTTAATATACCTTACAAACTATTAAAAGTGCAATTAAGAAAAAGGTAGGTAAATGTTGctgttttttcattttcttcttttcttttccgaaATAACTACAAATCTTGATATATTTAAGTTTTCTGTGGCATCTTAAATTGGTATGAACatctacaatatatatttactagCTAGCAACTACAACTATAGTCGATTGGCTGTGCTTGGACTTGATGTTTTATTTAGTAGACAACGTAGACAAAATATAGAGTTATTACTTCTTTACTCTTTGAGCTTGCATAATTGCATATACATGTGTATGAGCAAACGTATATACACACACtgacacacacatatatatatatatatatatatatattagctaatATTAGCATAATAGCATATGTATCATATAATTACAGCGAATGAAATGGACCGACAAGATGAGCAGAGATGAGCAttagtaaaattaattaatcttttcacATAAATTCTTAGCTTGCATGTGCAGTTCACTCTCTTCAAGATTCCATGTTCCAACTACTAATTTAATACTGTAATCTATACTATATCAGAAAAGGTTCCAAAGTAGATCTCTCCATATTACAGTTATATATACGTGTACCCAATTCCGACTCCCCCGAAgtaaacaaaaactaacaatTATGTGAAGCATTGttgatcaaaaacaaataatcacaATCCAAAGTTTCTAAAATCGTCTTTGCAAGtgttaaagaaaacaattacgTCAAGCATTGTTTATCAATAATAATGTGTGGTAGTATTCAACAAATATCATGATTTGTAACTAGaaattattattgatttgtgtaacattgtcttctttttgtttcctgaaaataccaaaaacaataGGGCCAATCAATTTTAACAAGTCATTTTCTGATTTgataaccttttctttttctttcttatatgaTGTATGACTCGCATGTTATAGTTAGGTCAATAGGAGTTGTAACTTGAATCTGGAGCCGTATACTATAGGTTTTTCGATTACTAATAGTAAATTATTTTGTCTAATTACCATTTATGAAAAGTATTATTAGCATGCCTCATCTAAAAGGTGGTTTACCACAAATAAATCCACTAACATACAACTACtgtataaaagaagaaaattataaacactcacttaaaatatgcatcatttatatataaccCCAAAATAAATAATCGTCTTTTAGTATTTCTTTAACTcaatttcaattctttttctattttgttcacaaaactaataaaataaaataaaaatttaaataaacaaagttaaaaaaaattggaaaataataataaaggaaaaaaggtagAGGTGCTTTTTGGGGATCGAGATCTTCGTTTGCTGCtactcttcttctacttctctctcctttggtttgctctgttttaaaaaaaaaatatatatatttctataaaaacaaagtaaaaaccAAATCCATGGGGTTCTTCGCTTCACAATCCCAACGCACTtctctctcacttcttcttcctcatcctctccCTCTTCACCAATGCCACGCAACCCTAGATTCTGCTTCTTccccttcctcttctttctctttaactcctctgttttcttcttcatcccctGTTTCTCCATAGACGAACAAGGTCTAGCTCTCCTCTCATGGAAATCTCAGTTAAACATCTCCGGAGACGCTTTGTATTCTTGGAAACCCTCCGAATCCAATCCTTGTCAATGGTTCGGAATCAAATGCAACGCGAGAGGTCAAGTCTCGGAGATACAACTCCAAGTCATGGACTTTCAAAGTCCTCTTCCGGCGACGAATCTCCTGAAGTTAAAGTCTCTGACTTCACTAGTTTTAACCTCCGTTAATCTCACCGGTTCAATCCCTAAAGAGCTCGGAGACTTGTCGGAACTAGAAGTTCTTGATCTAGCTGATAATGTTCTCTCCGGTGAAATCCCAGTTGAAATCTTCAAGCTCAAGAAACTCAAGACTCTGTCTCTCAACACAAACAATCTCGAAGGTGTGATTCCGTCGGAGCTAGGGGAACTCGTTAACCTCGTCGAGCTTAAACTCTTCGACAATAAACTCGCCGGAGAGATTCCTAGAACCGNCCATGTTCCAACTACTAATTTAATACTGTAATCTATACTATATCAGAAAAGGTTCCAAAGTAGATCTCTCCATATTACAGTTATATATACGTGTACCCAATTCCGACTCCCCCGAAgtaaacaaaaactaacaatTATGTGAAGCATTGttgatcaaaaacaaataatcacaATCCAAAGTTTCTAAAATCGTCTTTGCAAGtgttaaagaaaacaattacgTCAAGCATTGTTTATCAATAATAATGTGTGGTAGTATTCAACAAATATCATGATTTGTAACTAGaaattattattgatttgtgtaacattgtcttctttttgtttcctgaaaataccaaaaacaataGGGCCAATCAATTTTAACAAGTCATTTTCTGATTTgataaccttttctttttctttcttatatgaTGTATGACTCGCATGTTATAGTTAGGTCAATAGGAGTTGTAACTTGAATCTGGAGCCGTATACTATAGGTTTTTCGATTACTAATAGTAAATTATTTTGTCTAATTACCATTTATGAAAAGTATTATTAGCATGCCTCATCTAAAAGGTGGTTTACCACAAATAAATCCACTAACATACAACTACtgtataaaagaagaaaattataaacactcacttaaaatatgcatcatttatatataaccCCAAAATAAATAATCGTCTTTTAGTATTTCTTTAACTcaatttcaattctttttctattttgttcacaaaactaataaaataaaataaaaatttaaataaacaaagttaaaaaaaattggaaaataataataaaggaaaaaaggtagAGGTGCTTTTTGGGGATCGAGATCTTCGTTTGCTGCtactcttcttctacttctctctcctttggtttgctctgttttaaaaaaaaaatatatatatttctataaaaacaaagtaaaaaccAAATCCATGGGGTTCTTCGCTTCACAATCCCAACGCACTtctctctcacttcttcttcctcatcctctccCTCTTCACCAATGCCACGCAACCCTAGATTCTGCTTCTTccccttcctcttctttctctttaactcctctgttttcttcttcatcccctGTTTCTCCATAGACGAACAAGGTCTAGCTCTCCTCTCATGGAAATCTCAGTTAAACATCTCCGGAGACGCTTTGTATTCTTGGAAACCCTCCGAATCCAATCCTTGTCAATGGTTCGGAATCAAATGCAACGCGAGAGGTCAAGTCTCGGAGATACAACTCCAAGTCATGGACTTTCAAAGTCCTCTTCCGGCGACGAATCTCCTGAAGTTAAAGTCTCTGACTTCACTAGTTTTAACCTCCGTTAATCTCACCGGTTCAATCCCTAAAGAGCTCGGAGACTTGTCGGAACTAGAAGTTCTTGATCTAGCTGATAATGTTCTCTCCGGTGAAATCCCAGTTGAAATCTTCAAGCTCAAGAAACTCAAGACTCTGTCTCTCAACACAAACAATCTCGAAGGTGTGATTCCGTCGGAGCTAGGGGAACTCGTTAACCTCGTCGAGCTTAAACTCTTCGACAATAAACTCGCCGGAGAGATTCCTAGAACCGTCGGAGAGCTCAAGAGTCTTGAAATCTTCCGTGCTGGTGGTAACAAGAACTTAAGAGGTGAGCTTCCTTGGGAGATTGGTAATTGCGAGAGTCTTGTGACTTTAGGTCTCGCCGAGACAAGTCTCTCCGGTAAACTCCCGGCGTCGATCGGAAACTTGAAAAAAGTTCAGACAATAGCTCTGTACACAGCGCTCTTGTCTGGTCCAATCCCTGATGAGATTGGTAACTGCACAGAGCTTCAAAACCTCTACTTGTACCAAAACTCAATCTCTGGTTCCATTCCTGTATCACTCGGACGTCTCAAGAAGCTTCAAAGTCTTCTCTTATGGCAAAACAACCTCGTCGGAAAAATCCCAACTGAGCTCGGAACCTGCCCGGACCTTTTCCTCGTCGACTTATCCGAAAACCTCCTCACCGGAAACATCCCAAGAAGCTTCGGAAACCTTNGAAACCCTCCGAATCCAATCCTTGTCAATGGTTCGGAATCAAATGCAACGCGAGAGGTCAAGTCTCGGAGATACAACTCCAAGTCATGGACTTTCAAAGTCCTCTTCCGGCGACGAATCTCCTGAAGTTAAAGTCTCTGACTTCACTAGTTTTAACCTCCGTTAATCTCACCGGTTCAATCCCTAAAGAGCTCGGAGACTTGTCGGAACTAGAAGTTCTTGATCTAGCTGATAATGTTCTCTCCGGTGAAATCCCAGTTGAAATCTTCAAGCTCAAGAAACTCAAGACTCTGTCTCTCAACACAAACAATCTCGAAGGTGTGATTCCGTCGGAGCTAGGGGAACTCGTTAACCTCGTCGAGCTCAAACTCTTCGACAATAAACTCGCCGGAGAGATCCCTAGAACCATCGGAGAGCTCAAGAGTCTTGAAATCTTCCGTGCTGGTGGTAACAAGAACTTAAGAGGTGAGCTTCCTTGGGAGATTGGTAATTGCGAGAGTCTTGTGACTTTAGGTCTCGCCGAGACAAGTCTCTCCGGTAAACTCCCGGCGTCGATCGGAAACTTGAAAAAAGTTCAGACAATAGCTTTGTACACAGCACTCTTGTCTGGTCCAATCCCTGATGAGATTGGTAACTGCACAGAGCTTCAAAACCTCTACTTGTACCAAAACTCAATCTCTGGTTCGATTCCTGTATCACTCGGACGTCTCAAGAAGCTTCAAAGTCTTCTCTTATGGCAAAACAACCTCGTCGGAAAAATCCCAACCGAGCTCGGGACCTGCCCGGACCTTTTCCTCGTCGACGTATCCGAAAACCTCCTCACCGGAATCATCCCAAGAAGCTTCGGAAACCTCCCGAATCTCCAAGAGCTTCAGCTCAGCGTTAACCAGCTCTCCGGTACGATCCCCGAAGAGCTAGCGAATTGCACGAAGCTAACACATCTAGAGATCGACAACAACCAAATCTCCGGCGAGATTCCGCCGTTGATCGGGAAATTAACAAGCTTGACGATGTTCTTCGCGTGGCAGAATCAGTTAACCGGAAAAATACCGGAGTCTCTATCTCAGTGCCAAGAGCTTCAAGCGATTGATCTCTCTTACAACAACCTCTCTGGCTCAATCCCTAACGGAGTCTTCGAGATACGAAACCTCACGAAGCTTCTCCTTATCTCTAACCACTTAACCGGAGCCATACCGCCGGATATTGGAAACTGCACGAATCTGTACCGGCTTCGACTCAACGGAAACAGACTCGCTGGGAATATTCCGGCGGAGATTGGGAATCTGAAAAACCTCAACTTTATCGATATAAGCGAGAATCGTCTCATCGGAAACATTCCTCCGGCGATCTCCGGTTGTACAAGTCTCGAATTCGTCGATCTACATTCGAACGGTTTAACCGGTGGTTTACCCGGTATGCTTCCGAAGAGTTTACAGTTCATCGATTTATCAGATAATTCGTTAACCGGTTCTTTACCAACCGGAATCGGATCGTTAACCGAACTCACGAAGCTTAACCTCGCCAAGAACCGATTCACCGGTGAGATCCCTAGAGAGATCTCTTCTTGCCGGAGTTTACAGCTTCTCAACCTCGGCGATAATGAGTTCACCGGAGAAATCCCAAACGAACTTGGACGTATCCCGTCTCTTGCGATCTCTCTGAATCTCAGCTGCAACAACTTCGCCGGAGTGATCCCGTCGAGATTCTCCAGTCTCACTAATCTCGGAACCCTCGACGTATCTCACAACAAACTCGCCGGAAACCTAAACGTCTTAGCTGATCTACAGAACCTCGTCTCACTCAACATCTCATTCAACGAATTCTCCGGCGAGTTACCGAACACTCTGTTTTTCCGGAAACTGCCACTCTCTGTTCTTGAATCAAACAAAGGAATTTTCCTTTCAACCCGACCCGAGAACGCGATCCAAACCCGACACCGCTCCGCCGTGAAGTTAACCATGTCGATCCTCGTCGCAGCAAGCGTCGTTCTTGTTCTCATGGCGATTTACACTATCGTCAAGGCACAAAAAGTCGCCGGAAAACATGAGGAGCTAGATTCTTGGGAAGTGACTCTGTATCAAAAACTCGATTTCTCCATCGACGACATCGTCAAGAATCTAACTTCAGCTAACGTGATCGGAACTGGAAGCTCCGGTGTTGTTTACAGAGTCACAATCCCGTCGGGTGAAACGTTGGCCGTGAAAAAGATGTGGTCAAAGGAAGAAAACGGTGCGTTTAACTCGGAGATCAACGCTCTTGGTTCGATTCGACATCGGAACATAATCCGACTTTTGGGTTGGTGTTCGAACCGGAATATGAAACTCTTGTTCTATGATTATCTTCCTAACGGGAGTTTAAGCTCTCTGCTTCATGGTGCTGGTAAAGGAAGTGGAGGACCTGATTGGGAAGCACGTTACGACGTTCTTTTAGGCGTTGCACATGCACTAGCTTATCTTCACCATGATTGTCTTCCTCCGATTCTACATGGTGACGTTAAAGCTATGAATGTCTTATTGGGCTCCCGGTTCGAATCTTACTTAGCCGATTTCGGTTTAGCTAAAATCGTCTCCGGTGAGGGAGTAATCGTTGGAGATTCGTCGAAATTGAGTAACCGTCCTCCGTTAGCCGGTTCTTATGGTTACATGGCTCCAGGTAAAATTCAGAATTTTGATATTTACGtttataaattttctatttGAAAATGTAGAGTTTATAACggatattattttgtttggtttacagAACATGCTTCAATGCAACATATAACCGAGAAGAGTGATGTGTATAGCTATGGAGTGGTGTTACTAGAAGTTTTAACCGGGAAGCATCCATTGGATCCGGATCTACCGGGAGGTGCTCATTTGGTTCAATGGGTGAGAGATCATTTAGCTGGAAAGAAAGATCCTAGAGAAGTTCTTGATCCGAGACTACGCGGACGGGCAGATCCTATAATGCATGAGATGCTACAAACCTTAGCCGTTGCATTCCTTTGCGTGAGCAATAAGGCAGCCGATCGGCCTATGATGAAAGACATTGTGGCAATGCTTAAAGAGATTAGGCAATTTGATATTGAGCAATCGGAAACCGATATgatgaaaaaaggaaagaaatggCAGCCGCAACCGTTACCACCGGAGAAAATTGTCAGTACTCCTCGAGGTTCATCTAATTGTTCGTTTGCTTTTTCCGATGAATCCGtataaaagaaaactacacAACGTCTACTACGATTAGGGtgataacattttataaaaaagtgtgTGAATATTTGTTGTCAATGATTTGTTAGAATCAGGAAAGGGAGATCTAAGTTTAgcttattattttggtttgtgagttttaattttattttcttgcaaacGAGTTGAAGATTGTAAAGTACAATAATTGCAATAGATTGGAAgtgatttattttgttattatcttatataagttgaacaaaaataattagagaTAAACCGAAAATTCATAGATCCAAGAATAATGCATATTCAATCCAATTTGTCTGACCATTGCAGAAATAAATTTGTTGTATATGCGCGTGCATAGTGCGTAgataaaagaggaagaagaggattaGTTTCATCGACCCACAATTATATTATCCAAAAATAGAACATGTTgagtatattatttatataaaattttaaggtatttgtttttgtaattttggaggattcaagaaataaaaactgGAGGAAAAAGGCCGGGAGTGTTTGGAGTTATATACATAGGAAAGATTCGTTCTTCTTTATTCAATAATCTagttatataaaatcttttggATGTTTGCTAATTTTGTGAAATTGAGAAGAGAGGCTTTCGACGTGGGATCACGTGGACCCACGCGCCACCCCATCACATGATCATGTGTTGTCTGAATAACAATGACTTTCCAGCCAACGATCACCAATTTTTATCATCTTACAtacaataaatatgtatatattttggtttctatatataatataagattgaaGATGATGACTCGAGGCTCAAATAACCTTTTTaagctaacaaaaaaaaaaaagtttgtgtgTACACAATAATAAGAAGTGCACATGCCTAAACCAAATGTAAGAACGACAGTTTTCAGTTTTGCGGGGTtgctttttgtgtgtttatgtttgTCTATTTAAGTTCAAGACTTTTTGACAGCGACTTCCGAAAATTAGTctgaattttgagttttgtcaATCTGCGGCCATTATAGTGCAAAGAGTAATATTATCctcacattttttaaaaagaaaatgccAGGAGTAAAGTTTAGTTTGTATTAGGGGTGGGCATTTCGGTTTAAATTCGGGTTCGGTTTAGGTTCAGGGTCCATCACGAATGGTCGTGGTATTAGTGGTTAATTTTTCGTATTTGGAACAACTATGACGAAAGCATACGAAATCAGCATTAGAAAACTTATATGGAACTATTTGTGTAGTTTGGACTTTGGACAGTTCCCTAAGATATTTATTCAgcattaaaaaatgaatatgaaaAGAAAGGATTACGAAGTCTCGCAACAGACAGAAGCAACCAAAAGCTTTATAATGATGATTATGCGGAATGTACGGGAACCACTTCATGTGTTCGATCCATGTACTGTGACATACTAACAATTACATCATCTCATGATTTTCAAGTCATGTGNCCCCCAATGCCCCATGCATGCATGAGTTTCTCCAAACtttaattttgatatgaattaACCGGGTGTGTATACTATGTACGATTATAACCGATCCAAATACATCATACATAAATGGGTTTGAAACTCGCGGCCCCGTTAGGCCTGTTATGAGAAAATGAGCCCGCTTATTCACATACAATACAATTGAGTAAACCAATTCGCGATAACTAAAGTTTAGATTAATTAACCGATTCTTTTGTTGTGCCCTTTAACTTGAGGGATACGTTTCTCAGGTGGTTACGGGTTATTCACATCATACATacctacaacaaaacaaacacaatatgCCTACTTTCACTCATTCATACATgcattattagtttttttttcaatgtacaTACTTTCCTAAATCTATTATAcaacaaactatatataatagggttcaaatatgaaaaattaatccATATGAtccacatatataatataatatgtaactaTGTATGATGATTTCTGttctttaattaattcatttgaatattttgagcTTTTTCGCTTAAAATttgcatatatttaatttatattgtgcttatatttttctcaatcttaattaaatcattttgattcaacatgttgaaacttctataaattaatattctataaatcaGTATATCTATACACTAGAATTAATTTTAGGTCCTTTTACTTTAGCTTTTGTTTAGAGATTTTGCTACGACTTAAGGCTTTTAATCTTATACAATCAAGTTTACATGCTTGTCCCGCGTAAGCTAGTTGAGCTTTAGCCAATCAGTTCTAGCTTCACTTTAAGTTAAAGGCTTTCAATTAAAGAACAACTCCATGTTGTGAGACTttttgtaaaggtatagagataacacaacacacaaaaactacacttggaacgcgccaaaCAAACGCTTtcaatcaatcttataaaagcgctcgtttcttacaagacttaaaaaacaaagctcactctcctatctatctaacaccaccatgtgtagatctaaaagagtataCCACccacactcaccttcaaagctttTGTACttgcttgaaggtttacaaaacTCACAACTTTATCCCACGAGTGTTAACTCTTTTTTCGGCTAGCCCTCGTCATTTTATAACCCCACACAcacgatctctaacctagatcttgtGTATCCtaactaaaaagaaatattccttatccctAAGAGAATATCTTCCCTTATCCCAACTAATCAAATATACTCTTAATATCTTCAagtatatcttgatctcttattccttccttctcacgcaCCTTGTCATTGTGTCCACAATATTTCTCCACGTCAGCATATGAGCCCTCTGAGACACTTCACAGCTGCTTGTTCCCTTCAGAGCTCTGTTGCACTTTCAATCTCCCCATTTTTTACTGAACTTGTCAAACAAGCATCCATGCATTTAACCGCATTTAACCTGGCAATGTCTTCTTTCTTACATTTTCTTCACTTAGTTCCTTAGCCAACAATGCAATGTTCATCTAAGCGTATCTCTCTCGGCAGACAACTCACTGTTATCTTGAGTCTTTTGCACAATGGTCTGAATAAGAAGACTTATCTGATCTTCCAACGACAAACCTGCCTCTTCCCCATCTGAGTCTGACTCAATTGTCTTGTCAATGTCTTCTTTCAACAACAgaactccatcttcttcatcttcctcgatTACTCCCAGCAGAGCCACAAAATTGTTCACAATTTCAcctttgttatcttcttcatcagaatcaCTTTCACTCCATGTGATGTAGGACTTCTGATTACTTCCTTGGGAGGGGCAATCAGTCTTGGTATGACCAAAACACTTGCATCCATAGCATTGTAGAGAGTGCTTCCGTTTGTTGTTTGGACACTCAGCCTTGTAATGACCATATCCTTCACACTCAGCACACTGACGTTCTGACTTATCATTCTTCCTG harbors:
- the LOC104761655 gene encoding probable LRR receptor-like serine/threonine-protein kinase At4g26540 produces the protein MPRNPRFCFFPFLFFLFNSSVFFFIPCFSIDEQGLALLSWKSQLNISGDALYSWKPSESNPCQWFGIKCNARGQVSEIQLQVMDFQSPLPATNLLKLKSLTSLVLTSVNLTGSIPKELGDLSELEVLDLADNVLSGEIPVEIFKLKKLKTLSLNTNNLEGVIPSELGELVNLVELKLFDNKLAGEIPRTVGELKSLEIFRAGGNKNLRGELPWEIGNCESLVTLGLAETSLSGKLPASIGNLKKVQTIALYTALLSGPIPDEIGNCTELQNLYLYQNSISGSIPVSLGRLKKLQSLLLWQNNLVGKIPTELGTCPDLFLVDVSENLLTGIIPRSFGNLPNLQELQLSVNQLSGTIPEELANCTKLTHLEIDNNQISGEIPPLIGKLTSLTMFFAWQNQLTGKIPESLSQCQELQAIDLSYNNLSGSIPNGVFEIRNLTKLLLISNHLTGAIPPDIGNCTNLYRLRLNGNRLAGNIPAEIGNLKNLNFIDISENRLIGNIPPAISGCTSLEFVDLHSNGLTGGLPGMLPKSLQFIDLSDNSLTGSLPTGIGSLTELTKLNLAKNRFTGEIPREISSCRSLQLLNLGDNEFTGEIPNELGRIPSLAISLNLSCNNFAGVIPSRFSSLTNLGTLDVSHNKLAGNLNVLADLQNLVSLNISFNEFSGELPNTLFFRKLPLSVLESNKGIFLSTRPENAIQTRHRSAVKLTMSILVAASVVLVLMAIYTIVKAQKVAGKHEELDSWEVTLYQKLDFSIDDIVKNLTSANVIGTGSSGVVYRVTIPSGETLAVKKMWSKEENGAFNSEINALGSIRHRNIIRLLGWCSNRNMKLLFYDYLPNGSLSSLLHGAGKGSGGPDWEARYDVLLGVAHALAYLHHDCLPPILHGDVKAMNVLLGSRFESYLADFGLAKIVSGEGVIVGDSSKLSNRPPLAGSYGYMAPEHASMQHITEKSDVYSYGVVLLEVLTGKHPLDPDLPGGAHLVQWVRDHLAGKKDPREVLDPRLRGRADPIMHEMLQTLAVAFLCVSNKAADRPMMKDIVAMLKEIRQFDIEQSETDMMKKGKKWQPQPLPPEKIVSTPRGSSNCSFAFSDESV